Proteins encoded in a region of the Quercus lobata isolate SW786 chromosome 8, ValleyOak3.0 Primary Assembly, whole genome shotgun sequence genome:
- the LOC115954847 gene encoding leucine aminopeptidase produces MAPIDPHSFTDSTHPVTTHISLSLYLDFPSSTIHATALLSLSNPHTGPLSLDTRSLTIHSVLDPQSQAPIPFSLSSDEDPIRGRHLTLSLSNHSSFLVVYSTSPSSSALQWLSPPQTFNKTLPFVYTQCQSIHARSVFPCQDTPAARVTYTCLLNVPSSLSAVMSARHVTRRSPNESSPSHAPPPPHATWGAEGRAVEEFVMDQPIPTYLFAFAVGELGFREVGPRTRVYAEAAGPVLDEAAREFAGTEEMVLQGERLFGPYDWERFDLLVLPPSFPYGGMENPRMVFLTPTVIKGDASGAQVVAHELAHSWTGNLITNKTNDHFWLNEGFTTYAERRIVEAVQGEDRAALNIGIGWKGLNEEMERFKDNMEFTKLKTNQEGVDPDDVYSQVPYEKGFQFLWRIERQIGRPAFDEFLKKYINTFKFKSIDTETFLDFLKANVPGIEKDIDLELWTEGTGIPPDAYEPVSNIYTKIVSLANEFKLGRMPREDEVADWQGQEWELYLENLPKAVEASQILALDECYRLSESKDYEVKVAFLQLAISAKCRDYYGEVEKTLKSVGRMKYLRPLYTALVQGTGKEEEKILAKRVFAEARDCYHPIAQGVVESIFAKHL; encoded by the exons atggcaCCCATAGACCCACACTCGTTCACGGACTCGACCCACCCAGTAACAACCCacatctccctctctctctaccTCGACTTCCCATCCTCCACCATCCACGCCACcgctctcctctctctctccaacccCCACACCGGCCCACTCTCTCTCGACACGCGCTCTCTCACCATCCACTCCGTCCTCGACCCACAGTCCCAAGCTCCCatccccttctctctctcctccgaCGAGGACCCAATCAGAGGCCGCCACCTCACCCTCTCCCTCTCCAACCACTCCTCCTTCCTCGTCGTCTACTCCACCTCGCCTTCCTCCTCCGCCCTCCAGTGGCTCTCTCCGCCTCAGACCTTCAACAAGACCCTGCCTTTCGTCTACACGCAATGCCAGTCCATCCACGCGCGCTCCGTTTTCCCCTGCCAGGACACCCCCGCCGCGCGCGTGACCTACACTTGCCTCCTCAACGTCCCCTCCTCGCTCTCCGCCGTCATGTCCGCCCGCCACGTCACTCGCCGGTCGCCCAACGAGTCTTCTCCGTCTCACGCGCCGCCGCCGCCGCACGCGACGTGGGGCGCGGAGGGGAGGGCGGTGGAGGAGTTCGTGATGGACCAGCCTATTCCGACGTACCTGTTCGCGTTCGCCGTCGGGGAGCTGGGGTTCAGGGAGGTGGGGCCCAGGACTAGGGTCTATGCGGAGGCGGCGGGGCCGGTGCTTGACGAGGCGGCGAGGGAGTTCGCCGGCACGGAGGAGATGGTGCTGCAAGGTGAGAGGCTTTTTGGACCGTACGATTGGGAGAGGTTCGATTTGTTGGTGCTGCCGCCGAGCTTTCCGTACGGTGGCATGGAGAATCCGAGGATGGTGTTCTTGACGCCGACGGTGATTAAAGGCGATGCTAGTGGAGCCCAGGTGGTGGCTCATGAGCTTGCTCATAGTTGGACTGGGAATTTGATCACTAACAAGACCAATGACCATTTTTGGTTGAATGAG GGTTTTACGACTTATGCGGAGAGAAGGATTGTTGAAGCCGTACAAGGGGAGGACAGAGCTGCATTGAATATTGGAATTGGTTGGAAGGGGTTAAATGAGGAAATGGAGCGTTTCAAGGACAACATGGAATTcacaaaactcaaaaccaaTCAGGAAGGAGTGGACCCAGATGATGTGTATTCTCAAGTTCCATATGAGAAAGGTTTCCAGTTTCTGTGGCGTATTGAACGTCAG ATTGGAAGGCCTGCATTTGATGAATTCCTCAAAAAGTATATTAACACCTTTAAATTCAAATCAATTGATACGGAGACATTTCTGGACTTCTTGAAAGCCAATGTCCCTGGAATAGAGAAAGACATTGATCTAGAGTTATGGACTGAGGGCACTGGTATCCCTCCAGATGCTTATGAACCAGTTTCCAATATATACACAAAGATTGTATCTCTTGCCAATGAGTTTAAGCTTGGGCGGATGCCAAGGGAGGATGAAGTTGCAGATTGGCAAGGGCAGGAATGGGAACTTTACTTGGAGAACCTGCCCAAAGCTGTTGAAGCTTCACAG ATCTTGGCCTTGGATGAGTGCTATAGGCTGTCCGAATCGAAGGATTATGAAGTAAAGGTTGCCTTTCTCCAACTGGCCATTTCGGCTAAGTGCAGAGATTATTATGGTGAGGTGGAGAAAACGCTGAAGTCAGTTGGAAGGATGAAGTACCTTCGCCCACTCTACACTGCTCTTGTACAAGGCACTGGAAAGGAAGAGGAGaagattttggctaaaagagtgTTTGCAGAGGCTCGGGACTGTTATCATCCTATAGCTCAAGGTGTTGTCGAATCAATCTTTGCCAAGCACCTCTAG